From a region of the Odoribacter splanchnicus DSM 20712 genome:
- a CDS encoding HmuY family protein yields the protein MNLRLNLMKWACVVLALAAVACDDDKKKTLPGGETTEGERTRTFFSNDYASGWKYFSFKKGNFIETPAKPNESLDWDVAFNRYYVKTNSGTSGKGKGGCIDSEETGFDAVTVDKNAAFTVDDSLSIMTTMGKNGKDSYNPEIECEGSNSWAWYKYMEGVWYYNHHVFIFRSADGQNCAKVIFDTYKDQMGNSGHITFRYIYDGEQDADIEQPKEPEQPEEPAPAGVTKDTVVSNYMGGHRWHYYSFAKGELVDMTDEEAAESLEWDIAFDRNYIRTNSGEGCKGNGGALDMNKTEFDDVPNLPTSGYEKDKTATIQNSPMSSQKEIETAINPAFVCHEVEGTWFYVAGMGGGYEYNNNVFGILCADGTTKAKLIMRSYGSSQIIFEFVYPAR from the coding sequence ATGAATTTAAGACTGAATTTGATGAAGTGGGCCTGCGTTGTATTGGCGTTGGCTGCTGTCGCTTGCGATGATGATAAGAAAAAAACATTACCGGGCGGCGAAACGACTGAGGGGGAAAGAACCCGTACTTTTTTTTCCAATGATTATGCAAGTGGATGGAAATATTTCTCTTTTAAGAAAGGAAATTTTATAGAAACTCCGGCAAAACCTAATGAAAGTTTGGATTGGGATGTCGCTTTCAACCGTTATTATGTGAAAACGAACAGCGGGACTTCAGGTAAAGGTAAAGGAGGATGTATCGATTCCGAAGAAACCGGTTTTGATGCTGTTACTGTTGACAAAAATGCAGCTTTTACAGTAGACGATTCTTTGAGTATTATGACTACGATGGGAAAGAATGGTAAGGATTCTTATAATCCGGAGATAGAGTGTGAGGGATCTAATAGTTGGGCATGGTATAAATATATGGAAGGCGTCTGGTATTATAACCATCATGTTTTCATTTTCCGGTCGGCAGACGGACAAAATTGTGCTAAGGTGATTTTCGATACCTACAAAGATCAAATGGGAAACAGCGGACATATAACTTTCCGTTATATTTATGACGGAGAGCAGGATGCCGATATCGAACAGCCGAAAGAGCCGGAACAACCGGAAGAGCCCGCTCCGGCAGGCGTGACGAAAGATACGGTGGTAAGCAATTATATGGGCGGCCACCGGTGGCATTATTATTCTTTTGCTAAGGGAGAGCTTGTTGATATGACAGACGAGGAAGCTGCTGAAAGTTTGGAGTGGGATATCGCTTTTGACCGGAATTATATCCGGACGAACAGCGGGGAAGGTTGCAAAGGTAATGGCGGAGCCTTGGACATGAATAAGACGGAGTTCGACGATGTGCCCAATCTGCCGACCAGCGGGTATGAGAAGGATAAAACAGCTACCATACAGAATAGTCCGATGTCTTCGCAGAAAGAGATAGAAACAGCCATCAATCCGGCTTTTGTATGCCATGAGGTGGAAGGAACGTGGTTTTATGTAGCAGGTATGGGAGGGGGATATGAGTACAATAACAATGTATTCGGTATCCTGTGTGCCGACGGAACAACGAAAGCAAAACTGATTATGCGTTCTTACGGAAGTAGTCAGATTATTTTTGAATTTGTTTATCCTGCACGTTAA
- a CDS encoding TonB-dependent receptor, protein MKKFLWVIGGVLMLWGIPLSGQQSVAPEIPESAVRMTKVSGQVVDENTGDGIPLATISVTGLGWGTVCDMKGYFKVEVPVNQPAELTVRSVGYETKTLVLESDVTGNLVVRLKKSLLNLDEVTVTGTRTEKTVAETPVMTRIVPSEVLQRNDFESMIDVLEYNIPGLRFNTDPRGNNIQVQGLENSYILILVDGERLSTTPGGPIDFDRLTTANIKKIEVLKGAASALYGSSAMGMVINIITDIPKRPLEGWAKVRYGKYNDLQLDAGVGMKYKGFYAQTLFNRTSSDGYDLTPETPESFTENPSHHMTIEEKLGWNNQYSRITVKGSLYWGEVENPWESTAPTHYRSLTKTLQVNAEHAFNDRYKLYGTYAGDFYTRKTVYDFLYLPDSTNAWSHEQTVRLVDEFKPWDNLVIVKGFEWNGTKNYNKMQYGKEKTIRDMDDANLFAQADWMITDRLEVIGGFRYTHNSEFGSAFTPKINLMYSPGNFKIRAGYSRGFKTPGLTELYSDFNMGSVSHNIGNPDLKAEHSDYFSVSGEYTWQGRLMLTAELYQNTVDNKINSYNVDIEDPKPGELGTELRYENVKGVRIRGAEATATYYPVSALLLRTSYAFCDALNKETGLQLSGNSKHAMNWSASLHGKLLKHEGAVTLSGRWDSKRISKSRRTETDDSGQEVEVITTRTKPGYTMWKLTAQYTPWTWKYMRLSVTGGVDNLFDFVDTSIIYDPGRRFFGSLILRF, encoded by the coding sequence ATGAAAAAGTTTTTGTGGGTCATAGGCGGTGTGCTTATGCTGTGGGGGATTCCGCTATCCGGACAGCAGTCCGTAGCACCGGAGATCCCGGAGAGTGCGGTTCGGATGACAAAGGTGTCCGGACAGGTGGTTGATGAAAATACCGGTGATGGGATTCCGCTGGCGACGATTAGTGTAACTGGTTTGGGCTGGGGAACGGTGTGTGACATGAAGGGTTATTTCAAGGTAGAAGTGCCTGTGAATCAGCCTGCTGAATTAACAGTGCGTTCTGTGGGATACGAGACGAAGACACTGGTATTGGAATCGGATGTCACCGGGAATCTGGTCGTTCGGCTGAAGAAAAGCCTGCTGAACCTGGATGAGGTGACGGTAACGGGTACGCGAACGGAAAAAACAGTGGCTGAAACGCCGGTAATGACACGGATTGTGCCATCGGAAGTATTGCAACGGAACGATTTCGAGAGTATGATCGATGTGTTGGAGTATAATATTCCCGGTTTGCGTTTTAATACCGATCCTCGTGGAAATAATATTCAGGTACAGGGGTTGGAAAACAGTTATATTTTGATCCTGGTAGACGGAGAACGTTTGTCGACGACACCGGGCGGACCGATCGATTTCGACCGGTTGACGACTGCCAATATCAAAAAAATCGAGGTATTGAAGGGAGCTGCTTCGGCCTTGTATGGATCGAGCGCGATGGGGATGGTTATCAATATCATCACGGATATACCGAAACGTCCGCTGGAAGGCTGGGCGAAGGTGCGTTATGGAAAGTACAACGATTTGCAATTAGATGCCGGAGTGGGGATGAAATACAAAGGATTTTACGCTCAGACACTTTTCAATCGTACTTCTTCGGATGGATATGACCTGACACCGGAAACTCCGGAATCTTTTACAGAAAATCCTTCTCACCATATGACCATCGAAGAGAAATTGGGTTGGAATAACCAGTATTCCCGCATCACGGTGAAAGGTTCGTTGTATTGGGGTGAAGTGGAAAATCCCTGGGAAAGTACTGCGCCGACACATTACCGTAGTCTGACCAAAACACTACAGGTGAACGCCGAACATGCTTTTAATGACCGCTATAAATTGTACGGTACTTATGCAGGAGATTTTTATACACGTAAGACAGTATATGATTTTCTCTACCTTCCGGATAGCACGAACGCCTGGTCACACGAGCAGACCGTCCGTTTGGTGGATGAATTTAAGCCCTGGGACAATTTGGTGATCGTTAAGGGGTTCGAATGGAACGGGACGAAAAACTATAATAAAATGCAGTATGGTAAAGAAAAAACGATCCGGGATATGGACGATGCCAATCTGTTTGCGCAAGCCGACTGGATGATTACCGATCGGCTGGAGGTGATTGGCGGATTCCGTTATACACACAATTCCGAATTCGGGAGTGCCTTTACACCGAAAATAAATCTGATGTATTCTCCGGGTAATTTCAAGATCCGGGCAGGATACAGCCGGGGATTCAAGACTCCGGGCCTGACAGAGTTGTATTCGGATTTTAATATGGGAAGCGTGTCGCATAATATCGGGAATCCCGATCTGAAAGCGGAACATTCCGATTATTTTTCGGTTTCCGGTGAATATACCTGGCAGGGACGGTTGATGTTGACGGCTGAGTTGTATCAAAATACGGTGGACAATAAGATCAATAGTTATAATGTGGATATAGAGGATCCGAAGCCGGGAGAATTGGGGACAGAGCTTCGTTATGAAAATGTCAAGGGGGTACGTATCCGGGGGGCGGAGGCTACAGCAACGTATTATCCGGTATCGGCATTGCTTTTACGGACATCCTATGCTTTCTGTGATGCTTTGAATAAGGAGACTGGATTGCAATTGTCCGGTAACTCGAAACATGCGATGAATTGGAGTGCTTCGCTGCATGGTAAATTGTTAAAACACGAAGGGGCTGTAACCTTGTCCGGACGCTGGGATTCGAAGCGAATCTCCAAGAGCAGACGGACAGAAACAGATGATTCCGGGCAGGAAGTGGAGGTGATTACCACCCGGACCAAACCGGGTTATACGATGTGGAAACTGACGGCGCAATATACACCCTGGACATGGAAATATATGCGTCTGTCGGTGACCGGTGGTGTCGATAATCTGTTCGATTTCGTCGATACGAGTATTATTTACGACCCGGGACGGCGGTTTTTCGGTTCGTTGATATTACGTTTTTGA
- a CDS encoding DUF2149 domain-containing protein gives MSRRHFNHREEHDPVGMLSNLFDVAMVFAVALMVALVTKFNMTEIFSKDDFTIVKNPGKENMEIITKEGEKINRYKPSDSEGEVGKKGKKIGIAYELENGEIIYIPE, from the coding sequence ATGAGTCGCCGGCATTTTAATCATCGGGAGGAACATGATCCTGTAGGGATGCTGTCTAATCTGTTCGATGTCGCTATGGTATTTGCTGTAGCGCTGATGGTGGCTTTGGTCACCAAGTTTAATATGACAGAGATCTTTTCGAAGGATGATTTTACAATTGTAAAAAATCCGGGAAAAGAAAATATGGAGATCATTACCAAAGAAGGGGAAAAAATAAATCGGTATAAACCATCTGACAGTGAGGGAGAAGTTGGAAAGAAGGGAAAGAAAATAGGGATTGCTTACGAATTAGAAAATGGAGAAATTATCTATATACCGGAATAA
- a CDS encoding MotA/TolQ/ExbB proton channel family protein produces MENISNVLFWISNGLLVPVIVGLLYFFIRALFLLGGVYGEYLERKKTERDLNEKLENMAEEEVYGFRTDLGKMQPTPFVFTARKLLADGMTSIHRDRLIGGYEIQESARLNIAKNLTKFGPILGLMGTLIPMGPALVGLSIGDVASMAYNMQVAFATTVIGLFSGGIGYILLQVKQRWIDRDLLNLDFLAGLAGRLEEQAGKEEIR; encoded by the coding sequence ATGGAAAATATTTCGAATGTATTGTTTTGGATCTCTAACGGTTTGTTGGTACCTGTCATTGTAGGTTTGTTATATTTTTTTATCCGGGCTTTGTTTCTTTTAGGGGGAGTTTACGGGGAATATCTCGAACGTAAAAAAACAGAACGGGATTTGAATGAAAAGTTGGAAAATATGGCTGAAGAGGAGGTGTATGGATTTCGGACGGATTTGGGGAAAATGCAACCGACTCCTTTTGTCTTTACCGCCCGGAAGTTGTTGGCTGACGGGATGACTTCCATTCACCGGGATCGTCTGATCGGCGGATATGAAATACAGGAAAGTGCCCGTTTGAATATTGCAAAAAATCTGACGAAATTTGGTCCGATTCTGGGATTGATGGGTACTTTAATCCCTATGGGACCGGCCTTGGTGGGGCTTTCCATCGGGGATGTGGCATCGATGGCTTATAATATGCAGGTTGCTTTTGCAACCACTGTTATCGGATTATTTTCGGGTGGGATAGGTTATATTTTGTTACAAGTGAAACAACGGTGGATCGACCGGGATCTGTTGAATCTGGATTTTTTGGCGGGATTGGCCGGAAGGCTTGAGGAACAGGCAGGAAAGGAGGAGATCCGATGA
- a CDS encoding TonB-dependent receptor, translated as MKKWCALTSVLLFVIGQVWSQTTISGKVVSVESGNPVDGANIRVDHSLAGCSTNAKGEFVLRNLPEGTHELRVTHVSYAPRSVTVKSGESQVVVQLENSYINIGQVVVTGTGTHRRMKDSPVPVSVITAQDIREANLSTMEEVLTKMNASFAFVTSGMGTTMSLNGLNDDYILVLENGRRLAGDDRISRINVANIKRVEILNGAASALYGSDAIGGVINIITDDAKNVMQVSSDTRYGSKGRFSEAVNADFNRGKFGSYTSYQRLQADGWQLNALEAAYATDKETKRKYRNPEKDKATDKEASTAFYSNTVNQRFTYAVNDRLTLGIRGTYYNWENDRPASVYKYNMEHETYTYGAGAKYMINKSAYIDADFYSDNFTSRYDSVSKPGEASRGKDTRKKVHYYNGSLKGIFKLGQAQKFSVGMEYVKETLMSATDDLDGENMYTMALFLQDEIRLWKNFQAVVGLRYIYNEFFKNYATPNVVLSYKWGDLNFRASYASGFRTPTLSQLYATDVAKTTDMVTIPNFNLKSEKSDYFMLNAEYVHNRISFSVSGYINKIRDMINYRGIDPAIAEQLGYGKHNEAQQRDNISRAEVKGVKAVLNVYAGAGFSVGGSYHFMDTEDKTTQEPIDKSVKNVWTANARWGHRWGLYHLNVNLNGRIQEGRYSKTYYYDPAPGFSQWDLNTRHSFNLKSVVLEPGFGVENLFDKVDDRPWNSNYSTLNPGRSFYVSLSVRFN; from the coding sequence ATGAAAAAGTGGTGTGCGCTGACAAGCGTTTTGTTGTTTGTCATTGGTCAGGTATGGTCGCAAACGACTATCAGCGGTAAAGTGGTGAGTGTTGAATCCGGGAATCCGGTAGATGGTGCCAATATCCGGGTAGACCATAGTCTTGCGGGTTGTTCGACCAATGCTAAAGGAGAGTTTGTCCTTCGGAATCTGCCCGAAGGAACCCATGAGTTGCGGGTGACTCATGTCAGTTATGCTCCCAGATCGGTTACGGTAAAGAGCGGGGAAAGCCAGGTCGTTGTGCAATTGGAAAACAGCTACATCAATATCGGTCAGGTTGTAGTCACCGGAACGGGAACACACCGGCGGATGAAAGACAGCCCGGTGCCGGTATCGGTTATTACGGCTCAGGATATCCGGGAAGCCAACCTCTCGACCATGGAAGAAGTATTGACTAAGATGAATGCTTCGTTTGCTTTTGTGACGAGCGGTATGGGGACAACCATGAGTTTGAACGGCCTGAATGACGATTATATACTGGTGTTGGAAAATGGGCGCCGGCTGGCCGGGGATGACCGGATTTCCCGTATCAATGTCGCTAACATCAAGCGGGTCGAGATTTTGAACGGTGCTGCCTCGGCGCTTTATGGAAGCGATGCGATAGGAGGGGTGATCAATATTATTACCGACGATGCGAAGAATGTGATGCAGGTTTCCAGTGATACCCGTTATGGGAGTAAGGGGCGTTTCTCGGAGGCTGTGAATGCAGATTTTAACCGGGGTAAATTCGGTTCGTATACCTCCTATCAACGCTTGCAGGCCGACGGATGGCAATTGAATGCTTTGGAGGCTGCTTATGCGACGGATAAAGAGACAAAACGGAAATATCGTAATCCGGAAAAAGACAAGGCAACGGATAAGGAAGCTTCGACAGCCTTTTATTCCAATACAGTGAATCAACGTTTTACCTATGCGGTGAACGATCGTCTCACCCTGGGGATAAGGGGTACGTATTATAATTGGGAGAACGATCGGCCGGCATCGGTGTATAAATACAATATGGAGCATGAAACGTATACTTATGGCGCAGGAGCTAAATATATGATCAATAAATCTGCTTATATCGATGCCGATTTTTATTCCGATAATTTCACTTCGCGTTACGACTCGGTCAGTAAGCCCGGAGAAGCTTCCCGGGGGAAAGATACCCGGAAAAAAGTACATTATTACAATGGTTCGTTAAAAGGTATTTTTAAACTCGGACAGGCACAAAAGTTTTCTGTGGGTATGGAGTATGTGAAAGAGACATTGATGAGTGCTACCGATGATCTGGATGGGGAAAATATGTATACGATGGCTCTTTTCCTGCAGGATGAAATCCGGTTGTGGAAGAATTTTCAGGCTGTGGTCGGGTTGCGGTATATCTATAACGAATTTTTTAAAAACTATGCTACTCCCAATGTTGTCTTGAGTTATAAGTGGGGCGACCTGAATTTCCGGGCATCTTATGCTTCCGGTTTCCGGACTCCTACCTTATCCCAGTTGTATGCCACGGATGTGGCGAAAACGACGGATATGGTGACGATTCCTAATTTTAACCTGAAATCCGAGAAAAGTGATTATTTTATGCTGAATGCAGAATACGTACACAATAGAATTTCGTTTTCTGTATCCGGATATATCAATAAAATCCGGGATATGATCAACTACCGGGGAATCGATCCGGCTATAGCCGAACAGTTGGGGTATGGTAAACACAATGAGGCCCAACAGCGGGATAATATAAGCCGGGCTGAGGTAAAAGGGGTAAAAGCAGTATTGAATGTATATGCCGGAGCCGGTTTTTCGGTGGGGGGAAGTTATCATTTTATGGATACCGAAGATAAGACAACTCAGGAACCGATCGATAAAAGTGTGAAAAATGTCTGGACGGCCAATGCCCGCTGGGGACACCGCTGGGGATTATATCATCTGAATGTCAACCTTAACGGTCGCATCCAGGAAGGGCGCTACTCTAAGACCTATTATTACGATCCTGCTCCCGGTTTTTCACAATGGGATCTGAATACCCGGCATTCTTTTAACTTGAAATCGGTGGTATTGGAACCGGGGTTCGGGGTGGAAAATCTTTTCGACAAAGTCGACGACCGCCCCTGGAATAGTAATTACTCGACTTTGAATCCCGGTCGTTCGTTTTATGTCAGTTTGTCTGTAAGATTTAATTGA
- a CDS encoding glycoside hydrolase family 20 protein encodes MKNLFRTVSVIALAGWFLACSEKKSESCYEIIPAPLEIRENFSGGEFVLDDGVCIVYPGENVAMRHNALFLADYLKAATGRDYRVETGSRRKKNVTLQLDSSIKNPEGYRVNVSASGVVIAGASEAGVFYGIQTLRKAIPVKANSVPVLTAVGIEDEPRFGYRGVHLDVCRHFFTVDEVKKFIDMMVLHNMNRLHWHITDDQGWRIEIKKYPELTTVSSRRTETVIGHNSGKYDGKPYGGFYTQEQAREIVDYAAERYITVIPEVDLPGHMQAALAAYPYLGCTGGPYEVWRMWGVSEEVLCAGNDSVLTFIDDVLTEIMEIFPSEYIHVGGDECPKVRWEKCPKCQARIKALGIKGDDRHTKEEYLQSFIICHAEKFLNEHGRRMIGWDETLEGGLAPNATVMSWRGEGGGIEAARQHHDVIMTPDTYLYFNHYQSKDTEEEPEANGGYSPLAHVYGYEPIPSMLTSDEQKFIKGVQANHWTEYITTFPQLQYMALPRWAALCEIQWSQPEKKDYADFLERLLRLTRLYDALGYNYAKHIFDVTADYRVNTKNGTVDIFTGTIDDAPIHYTLDGTEPTVQSPVTAGVLSVSQSGTFRAMAVRPSGNSRVVTEKITFGKSTCKPIVANQPINEQYKFNGITTLVDGLQGNGNYKTGRWIAFRGNDMDVTIDLCRVEEISSVTFHNCVEKGDWIFDVRSVAIEVSEDGKNFERVFFGEYPEMQESDRNGLYVHKQTFAPVKARYMRIMASPENVMPDWHPGKGYPAFLFVDEIVVN; translated from the coding sequence ATGAAAAATTTATTTAGAACAGTCAGCGTGATTGCTTTAGCCGGCTGGTTTTTAGCGTGTTCAGAGAAAAAGAGTGAGTCGTGTTACGAAATTATTCCTGCCCCGCTGGAAATCCGGGAGAATTTTTCAGGCGGGGAATTCGTGTTGGATGATGGCGTGTGTATTGTTTACCCGGGAGAGAACGTGGCAATGCGCCACAACGCTTTGTTTCTGGCGGATTACCTGAAAGCGGCTACCGGACGGGATTACCGGGTGGAAACCGGTTCGCGCAGGAAGAAAAATGTAACGTTACAATTAGATTCGAGTATTAAAAATCCGGAAGGGTACCGTGTGAATGTGTCTGCCAGCGGAGTAGTGATTGCCGGGGCAAGTGAGGCAGGCGTATTCTATGGCATACAAACGTTGCGCAAGGCTATCCCTGTAAAGGCGAACAGTGTTCCCGTATTAACCGCTGTCGGGATAGAAGACGAGCCGCGTTTCGGTTACCGGGGGGTACATCTCGATGTGTGCCGCCATTTTTTCACGGTAGACGAGGTGAAGAAGTTTATCGATATGATGGTTTTGCATAACATGAACCGATTACATTGGCATATTACCGACGACCAGGGATGGCGCATCGAGATAAAGAAATATCCTGAGTTGACAACAGTAAGTTCCCGTCGCACGGAAACGGTGATCGGGCATAATAGCGGTAAATATGACGGTAAGCCGTATGGCGGTTTTTACACGCAGGAGCAAGCACGGGAAATAGTGGACTATGCCGCCGAACGCTATATTACCGTGATCCCCGAGGTCGATTTGCCGGGACATATGCAGGCGGCATTGGCCGCGTATCCGTATTTGGGGTGTACCGGAGGTCCGTACGAAGTGTGGAGAATGTGGGGAGTGTCCGAAGAAGTGCTTTGTGCAGGGAACGACAGCGTGTTGACTTTTATCGATGACGTATTGACAGAAATTATGGAGATTTTTCCTTCCGAGTACATTCACGTAGGAGGAGACGAGTGCCCCAAGGTGAGATGGGAAAAATGCCCGAAATGTCAGGCCCGTATCAAAGCATTGGGTATCAAAGGTGACGACAGGCACACGAAGGAGGAATATTTGCAGAGTTTTATTATTTGCCACGCGGAGAAATTTTTAAATGAACACGGGCGCCGGATGATCGGCTGGGACGAAACACTGGAGGGCGGTTTGGCCCCGAATGCCACGGTGATGTCCTGGCGCGGGGAAGGTGGAGGTATCGAGGCCGCACGCCAACATCATGATGTGATCATGACTCCGGACACTTACTTGTATTTCAATCATTACCAGAGCAAGGATACCGAGGAAGAACCGGAAGCGAATGGAGGTTACTCCCCGCTAGCACACGTGTATGGTTACGAACCCATACCTTCAATGCTCACTTCTGACGAGCAGAAGTTTATCAAAGGCGTGCAGGCGAACCATTGGACGGAATATATCACCACTTTCCCGCAATTACAATACATGGCTTTACCGCGCTGGGCGGCTCTTTGCGAAATTCAGTGGAGCCAACCGGAGAAGAAAGATTACGCTGATTTTCTAGAACGATTGTTGCGGCTGACTCGTTTGTACGATGCCCTGGGATATAATTACGCGAAGCATATATTCGATGTGACGGCAGATTATCGCGTTAACACGAAAAACGGGACGGTGGATATTTTCACGGGCACGATTGACGACGCACCGATTCATTATACGCTGGACGGGACGGAACCCACGGTTCAGTCGCCGGTGACGGCGGGGGTGTTGTCTGTCAGTCAAAGCGGAACGTTTCGGGCGATGGCGGTGCGTCCCTCAGGAAACAGCCGCGTAGTGACGGAAAAGATCACTTTCGGCAAATCGACTTGCAAGCCGATAGTCGCTAACCAGCCCATAAACGAGCAGTACAAGTTCAACGGAATCACGACTCTTGTCGATGGTTTGCAGGGGAATGGCAATTATAAAACGGGGCGTTGGATCGCTTTCCGGGGTAATGATATGGATGTGACGATCGATTTATGCCGGGTTGAGGAAATCTCTTCCGTGACATTTCACAATTGCGTAGAAAAAGGGGATTGGATATTCGACGTGCGTTCCGTGGCCATAGAGGTTTCGGAGGACGGGAAAAATTTTGAGCGCGTGTTTTTCGGGGAATACCCGGAGATGCAGGAATCCGACCGTAACGGATTGTACGTGCATAAGCAGACATTTGCCCCGGTGAAAGCCCGTTACATGCGGATTATGGCTTCTCCCGAGAATGTAATGCCCGATTGGCATCCCGGGAAAGGTTACCCGGCGTTTTTGTTTGTGGATGAAATAGTAGTGAATTAA
- a CDS encoding beta-N-acetylhexosaminidase — MSFVRNLFFSVFLGVWGTLSAQEERVIPVPREVLPGTGEFRMSEVTAWHTNLSGAEKESLVNYAAAELSTGRQEWHGKDHTGKDVVFFQKISDAGIHPEGYVLEVKPEIVTVSASTATGLFYGLQSLLQLMKPDERGGWTVPAVTVKDSPRFGYRGFMIDVSRHFRPKEFVKKQIDAMARYKLNRLHLHLTDAAGWRIEIKKYPRLTSFAAWRPEAEWKKWWNTAGGRKYCEREDPAAQGGYYTQEDIRELVRYAAERHITIIPEIEMPAHSEEVLAAYPGLSCAGEPYKGSDFCVGNEETFTFLENVLTEVMALFPSEYIHIGGDEAGKQAWKSCPKCRRRMADEELKNEDELQSYLICRVEKFLNGHGRKLLGWDEIMEGGLAPNATVMVWRGEEGGVRAVKAGHRVVMTPGKFCYLDSYQDAPQFQPEASGGYLPLANVYSYDPVSPAFTEEEAKLIYGVQGNLWAEYIPTDEHYEYMAYPRLLAIAEVAWSEPANKSYPDFRGRVCREIGWLRDRGYHPFPLEQELGERPEAKERVVHLALGKPVVYNAPYNEHYKAQGDKTLTDGIRGGWTYSDGAWQGFISRDRLDVTIDLGKAICITSVEATFIQVVNPEVFLPCEVIVSFSTDGKNFVEAKREEYKVSKEKPVCFGNFGWTGCASTRYVRYQARSDKDLRGWLFTDEIIVK, encoded by the coding sequence ATGTCGTTTGTACGGAATTTGTTTTTCAGCGTGTTCCTGGGTGTCTGGGGAACATTGTCGGCACAGGAGGAAAGGGTGATTCCTGTCCCGAGGGAAGTACTCCCGGGAACGGGAGAGTTCCGTATGTCGGAAGTTACGGCATGGCACACCAATCTGAGTGGAGCGGAGAAGGAAAGTTTAGTCAATTACGCGGCAGCGGAGTTATCTACGGGGAGACAAGAATGGCACGGAAAAGATCATACGGGCAAGGATGTCGTATTTTTTCAAAAAATATCCGATGCGGGCATTCATCCCGAAGGGTATGTTTTGGAAGTTAAACCGGAAATAGTGACGGTATCGGCCTCTACCGCAACCGGTTTGTTTTACGGTTTGCAGTCATTGCTGCAATTGATGAAGCCGGATGAACGGGGAGGCTGGACAGTTCCGGCCGTGACGGTTAAAGACTCCCCGCGGTTCGGGTACCGCGGATTCATGATAGATGTTTCGCGTCATTTCCGCCCGAAGGAGTTTGTCAAGAAGCAGATAGACGCTATGGCCCGTTATAAGTTGAACCGCTTGCATTTGCATTTGACGGATGCCGCCGGTTGGCGTATCGAGATCAAAAAATACCCGAGGCTCACAAGTTTTGCAGCGTGGCGCCCGGAAGCGGAATGGAAGAAATGGTGGAATACTGCCGGTGGACGCAAGTATTGCGAGCGGGAGGATCCTGCCGCTCAAGGCGGGTATTACACGCAGGAGGATATCCGGGAGCTGGTGCGTTACGCGGCGGAACGCCATATCACGATAATTCCTGAGATAGAGATGCCTGCCCATTCGGAAGAGGTATTGGCGGCTTATCCCGGTTTATCGTGTGCGGGTGAACCTTATAAGGGGTCTGATTTTTGCGTGGGTAACGAGGAAACGTTTACTTTTCTGGAAAATGTACTTACCGAGGTGATGGCGCTTTTCCCGTCGGAATATATTCACATCGGGGGCGATGAGGCTGGCAAACAGGCATGGAAGAGTTGTCCGAAATGCCGGCGGCGGATGGCGGACGAGGAGTTGAAGAACGAGGATGAATTACAGAGTTATCTGATTTGCCGTGTGGAGAAGTTTTTGAACGGCCACGGGCGTAAGTTGTTGGGATGGGACGAGATCATGGAAGGCGGGTTGGCTCCGAATGCCACGGTGATGGTGTGGCGGGGCGAGGAAGGCGGAGTAAGGGCCGTGAAAGCCGGGCATCGTGTCGTGATGACTCCCGGAAAATTTTGTTATCTGGATAGTTACCAGGATGCACCGCAGTTTCAGCCGGAAGCAAGCGGGGGGTATTTGCCACTGGCTAACGTGTATTCGTATGACCCGGTATCTCCCGCGTTCACAGAGGAAGAGGCGAAATTGATTTATGGCGTGCAGGGCAATTTGTGGGCGGAGTATATCCCTACCGATGAACATTACGAATATATGGCTTATCCCCGTTTGTTGGCTATCGCTGAAGTGGCGTGGAGTGAACCTGCCAACAAGTCATATCCTGATTTTCGCGGGCGGGTATGCCGGGAGATCGGATGGTTGCGTGACCGGGGGTACCATCCTTTTCCCCTGGAGCAAGAGTTAGGGGAACGTCCCGAAGCAAAGGAAAGGGTCGTTCATTTGGCATTGGGGAAGCCGGTGGTGTACAATGCTCCTTATAACGAACATTACAAAGCGCAGGGGGATAAGACCCTGACGGATGGCATCCGCGGGGGATGGACGTATTCCGATGGTGCGTGGCAGGGATTTATATCGCGGGACCGCCTCGATGTAACTATCGACCTGGGGAAAGCCATTTGCATAACTTCCGTGGAGGCAACTTTTATTCAAGTGGTGAATCCCGAGGTGTTTTTGCCGTGCGAAGTGATCGTTTCTTTCTCGACAGACGGGAAGAATTTCGTGGAAGCGAAGCGAGAGGAATACAAGGTATCGAAAGAAAAACCGGTCTGCTTTGGAAACTTCGGTTGGACAGGAT